One segment of Solanum lycopersicum chromosome 1, SLM_r2.1 DNA contains the following:
- the LOC101245692 gene encoding protein CHROMATIN REMODELING 24 isoform X1, whose product MSKSQQQPRSLNQRHNQILISLSASHSKPPPDDMTKLEARRGLNQNDDFPTFSFTIDSDSSPSPVRFSSNGIGNDAVPSFSGIADFSPDPEPSGEVEEINDQSTFENDVVDFSPDSAKSSPLGGNEIDESKHEIQEELSDQPKDYSDYQSPGNGLKEIDETENGIQEELSNPPENSFDSLDSLSFSGKKEIDQPTSGTKEDPLLSKIVDNSSSLSVDMERSEHVRENCELSQEGQEDYEKTSNEGEEKITKVKIKGRRRLCKISEDNNDSEEMKLKDDEESGLLGITDFDSPPCQVKSAVQNEHGGSGNEIRDILNDLSSRLEILSIEKKRAPKPHDLTKKNEIPEYQSAGSSFSLSSGSSSDSTKESRIGGEIPKEYLKKIDSGTASNNNCVVHKFNDTRSSVGAPKRKEVKQMTGKSQPMKNTISAYKFLEEGDANDSDDDCVVVGDESAVTQVGRHNRKTRHEHKHSDDFDSHDFVSEEDHTYTLSGPKFNYGLPGKITKMLYPHQREGLKWLWSLHCLGKGGILGDDMGLGKTMQICGYLAGLFYSKLIKRVLIVAPKTLLPHWIKELTAVGLSQKIREYFATSAKLRNYELQYVLQDKGILLTTYDIVRTNVKSLCGDQYYEDRDEELTWDYMILDEGHLIKNPSTQRAKSLHEIPCAHRIIISGTPLQNHLKELWALFNFCCPGLLGDKQWFKEKYEHLILRGNDKNAYDRDKRIGSAVAKELREHIQPYFLRRLKSEVFSDDSSTSAKLSKKNEIIVWLKLTNCQRQLYTAFLKSEIVLSSFDRSPLAALTILKKICDHPLLLTKRAAEEVLEEMDSTSNHDDRAVAERLVMQMANVSEKLEEEVVSHDVSCKITFILALLDNLIPGGHNVLIFSQTRKMLNHLQDALISNGFQFMRIDGTTKATDRLKIVNEFQEGHGAPIFLLTSQVGGLGLTLTRADRVIVVDPAWNPSMDNQSVDRAYRIGQTKDVVVYRLMTTGTVEEKIYRKQVYKGGLFKTATEHKEQIRYFSQQDLRELFSLPKDGGFDISNTQKQLNEEHDHEHKMEETLKAHVKFLETLGIAGVSSHSLLFSKTAPVSAVQDEDEVKIARERMTYIGNSSSYTSVERPVDASQYAFKPKDVNLQRKSVPTARVGRTESQIQDDLRRCYRMLADKEKISKLFDNGQKLQGRIAHLREELETIRMKKDNKNEIIDLDDDISEQFDRAVNV is encoded by the exons ATGTCGAAATCCCAGCAGCAACCTCGAAGCCTTAATCAACGCCATAATCAGATTCTCATTAGCCTTTCTGCTTCGCATTCTAAACCTCCTCCAG aTGATATGACAAAATTGGAAGCTAGGCGAGGTTTAAATCAAAATGACGACTTTCCCACTTTCTCTTTTACTATTGATTCCgattcttctccttctccag TTCGATTTTCTTCAAATGGTATAGGAAACGACGCCGTTCCTAGTTTTTCTGGGATTGCTGATTTCAGTCCTGATCCTGAGCCTTCTG GAGAGGTGGAAGAGATTAACGATCAATCGACTTTTGAGAACGACGTTGTTGATTTCAGTCCAGATTCGGCTAAATCTTCTCCCTTAG GGGGGAATGAGATTGATGAATCAAAGCATGAAATTCAAGAGGAATTAAGTGATCAACCCAAGGATTATTCCGATTATCAGAGTCCTGGAAATG GGTTGAAGGAGATTGATGAAACCGAGAATGGAATTCAAGAGGAATTAAGTAACCCACCTGAGAATTCTTTTGATTCTCTTGATAGTTTGTCTTTTTCTG GGAAAAAGGAGATTGATCAACCCACGAGTGGAACCAAAGAGGACCCACTATTATCTAAAATTGTTGATAACAGTTCTTCCCTATCTG TAGATATGGAAAGGTCCGAACATGTGCGTGAAAACTGTGAACTCTCTCAGGAAGGCCAGGAAGATTACGAGAAAACATCAAACGAAG GAGAGGAGAAAATAACGAAGGTGAAGATCAAAGGTCGTCGCCGcctttgcaaaatttcagaGGATAACAATGACAGTGAGGAAATGAAGCTTAAGGATGATGAAGAGTCCGGACTTCTCGGCATAACAGATTTTGATTCACCTCCTTGTCAGGTGAAAAGTGCAGTTCAGAATGAACATGGTGGTTCTGGGAACGAAATAAGGGATATCCTGAATGATTTAAGTTCAAGACTTGAGATTTTGTCCATTGAGAAAAAGAGGGCACCGAAGCCCCATGatttgactaagaagaatgaAATTCCGGAATACCAAAGTGCTGGTTCCtcattttcactttcttctGGTTCCTCATCTGATTCAACCAAGGAATCTAGGATTGGAGGAGAAATTCCCAAGGAGTATCTGAAGAAGATCGATTCAGGGACTGCATCTAACAACAATTGTGTCGTCCATAAGTTCAATGATACAAGATCTTCTGTTGGAGCACCAAAGAGGAAAGAAGTTAAGCAGATGACTGGAAAATCACAGCCCATGAAGAACACTATTTCTGCCTACAAATTCCTGGAAGAAGGAGACGCTAATGACAGTGATGATGATTGTGTGGTTGTTGGTGACGAGAGTGCTGTCACTCAAGTGGGAAGACATAACAGGAAGACTAGACATGAGCATAAACATTCAGATGACTTTGATTCACATGATTTTGTTTCAGAGGAGGATCACACTTACACACTCAGTGGACCAAAGTTCAATTATGGGTTACCTGGTAAAATTACCAAAATGCTGTATCCTCACCAACGTGAAGGTTTGAAGTGGCTTTGGTCTCTTCACTGTCTGGGTAAGGGTGGAATTTTAGGCGATGACATGGGTTTGGGGAAGACCATGCAG ATATGCGGCTACTTAGCTGGATTGTTTTATTCAAAGTTGATTAAGAGAGTGTTGATTGTTGCTCCCAAAACTTTGTTACCCCATTGGATCAAGGAATTAACTGCTGTAGGCCTTTCTCAGAAAATTAGGGA ATATTTTGCGACTAGTGCAAAACTCCGAAATTATGAGCTTCAATACGTTCTTCAG GACAAAGGCATTCTCCTGACAACATACGACATTGTAAGAACCAATGTGAAGTCTTTATGTGGTGATCAGTATTATGAAGACAGAGATGAGGAGTTGACATGGGATTATATGATTCTTGATGAG GGACATCTCATAAAGAATCCCAGTACACAGAGGGCTAAAAGTTTGCATGAGATTCCTTGTGCTCATCGTATCATAATAAGTGGCACGCCTCTTCAAAACCACCTCAAG GAGTTATGGGCGCTATTCAACTTCTGCTGCCCTGGGCTGCTGGGCGACAAACAATG GTTCAAAGAGAAATATGAGCATCTCATTCTTCGTGGAAATGATAAAAATGCTTATGACAGAGACAAGCGTATTGGCTCAGCAGTTGCGAAG GAATTGAGGGAACACATTCAACCATATTTTCTGCGACGTCTCAAGAGTGAGGTATTTTCTGATGATTCCTCGACCAGCGCAAAACTTTCCAAGAAAAATGAGATTATTGTGTGGCTTAAATTGACAAATTGTCAG CGGCAACTCTACACAGCTTTCTTGAAGAGTGAGATTGTCCTGTCATCCTTTGATAGGTCTCCGCTGGCTGCACTTACT ATCTTAAAGAAAATATGTGACCATCCACTACTACTAACAAAGAGGGCAGCAGAAGAAGTTCTTGAAGAGATGGATTCAACCTCAAACCATGATGACCGTGCTGTGGCAGAGAGATTGGTTATGCAAATGGCAAATGTGTCTGAGAAACTTGAAGAGGAAGTAGTATCACATGATGTTTCCTGCAAGATAACATTTATACTGGCTTTGTTG GACAATTTGATTCCCGGCGGGCACAATGTGCTCATCTTTTCTCAAACACGCAAGATGCTTAATCACCTCCAAGACGCTTTAATATCCAATGGGTTCCAGTTCATGAGGATAGATGGAACCACCAAAGCTACTGACAGATTGAAGATTGTTAAT GAATTCCAAGAGGGTCATGGTGCTCCAATATTTCTTTTAACTTCTCAAGTTGGTGGTCTAGGTCTTACACTCACAAGAGCAGATCGAGTGATTGTTGTTGATCCAGCATGGAATCCAAG CATGGATAATCAAAGTGTTGACCGCGCCTACAGAATTGGGCAGACCAAGGATGTTGTTGTATATAGACTGATGACTACTGGCACAGTTGAAGAGAAGATCTATAGGAAACag GTATACAAAGGGGGATTGTTCAAAACAGCAACTGAGCACAAAGAACAAATCCGTTATTTCAGTCAACAG GATCTTAGGGAACTCTTCAGCCTTCCCAAAGATGGTGGTTTTGACATATCAAATACTCAGAAACAGTTGAATGAAGAGCATGATCATGAGCACAAAAT GGAAGAGACTCTAAAGGCCCATGTAAAGTTTTTGGAGACTCTGGGTATAGCTGGAGTTAGCAGCCATAGTTTGCTTTTCTCAAAGACAGCGCCTGTATCAGCTGTCCAAGATGAGGATGAAGTGAAAAT TGCACGAGAGAGGATGACATACATTGGGAACTCATCATCATACACATCAGTTGAACGTCCTGTTGATGC GAGTCAGTATGCTTTTAAGCCAAAGGACGTGAATTTACAGAGGAAGTCTGTACCTACTGCTAGAGTTGGTCGTACAGAATCTCAAATCCAGGATGACCTGAGGCGGTGTTACAGAATGCTTGCGGATAAG GAAAAGATATCCAAGTTATTTGATAATGGGCAGAAGTTACAAGGTCGAATTGCTCATCTGCGTGAGGAGCTGGAGACTATTCGAATGAAAAAGGACAACAAGAATGAAATCATTGACTTAGATGATGACATATCTGAACAATTTGACAGGGCTGTTAATGTGTAA
- the LOC101245692 gene encoding protein CHROMATIN REMODELING 24 isoform X2: MSKSQQQPRSLNQRHNQILISLSASHSKPPPDDMTKLEARRGLNQNDDFPTFSFTIDSDSSPSPVRFSSNGIGNDAVPSFSGIADFSPDPEPSGEVEEINDQSTFENDVVDFSPDSAKSSPLGGNEIDESKHEIQEELSDQPKDYSDYQSPGNGLKEIDETENGIQEELSNPPENSFDSLDSLSFSGKKEIDQPTSGTKEDPLLSKIVDNSSSLSDMERSEHVRENCELSQEGQEDYEKTSNEGEEKITKVKIKGRRRLCKISEDNNDSEEMKLKDDEESGLLGITDFDSPPCQVKSAVQNEHGGSGNEIRDILNDLSSRLEILSIEKKRAPKPHDLTKKNEIPEYQSAGSSFSLSSGSSSDSTKESRIGGEIPKEYLKKIDSGTASNNNCVVHKFNDTRSSVGAPKRKEVKQMTGKSQPMKNTISAYKFLEEGDANDSDDDCVVVGDESAVTQVGRHNRKTRHEHKHSDDFDSHDFVSEEDHTYTLSGPKFNYGLPGKITKMLYPHQREGLKWLWSLHCLGKGGILGDDMGLGKTMQICGYLAGLFYSKLIKRVLIVAPKTLLPHWIKELTAVGLSQKIREYFATSAKLRNYELQYVLQDKGILLTTYDIVRTNVKSLCGDQYYEDRDEELTWDYMILDEGHLIKNPSTQRAKSLHEIPCAHRIIISGTPLQNHLKELWALFNFCCPGLLGDKQWFKEKYEHLILRGNDKNAYDRDKRIGSAVAKELREHIQPYFLRRLKSEVFSDDSSTSAKLSKKNEIIVWLKLTNCQRQLYTAFLKSEIVLSSFDRSPLAALTILKKICDHPLLLTKRAAEEVLEEMDSTSNHDDRAVAERLVMQMANVSEKLEEEVVSHDVSCKITFILALLDNLIPGGHNVLIFSQTRKMLNHLQDALISNGFQFMRIDGTTKATDRLKIVNEFQEGHGAPIFLLTSQVGGLGLTLTRADRVIVVDPAWNPSMDNQSVDRAYRIGQTKDVVVYRLMTTGTVEEKIYRKQVYKGGLFKTATEHKEQIRYFSQQDLRELFSLPKDGGFDISNTQKQLNEEHDHEHKMEETLKAHVKFLETLGIAGVSSHSLLFSKTAPVSAVQDEDEVKIARERMTYIGNSSSYTSVERPVDASQYAFKPKDVNLQRKSVPTARVGRTESQIQDDLRRCYRMLADKEKISKLFDNGQKLQGRIAHLREELETIRMKKDNKNEIIDLDDDISEQFDRAVNV; the protein is encoded by the exons ATGTCGAAATCCCAGCAGCAACCTCGAAGCCTTAATCAACGCCATAATCAGATTCTCATTAGCCTTTCTGCTTCGCATTCTAAACCTCCTCCAG aTGATATGACAAAATTGGAAGCTAGGCGAGGTTTAAATCAAAATGACGACTTTCCCACTTTCTCTTTTACTATTGATTCCgattcttctccttctccag TTCGATTTTCTTCAAATGGTATAGGAAACGACGCCGTTCCTAGTTTTTCTGGGATTGCTGATTTCAGTCCTGATCCTGAGCCTTCTG GAGAGGTGGAAGAGATTAACGATCAATCGACTTTTGAGAACGACGTTGTTGATTTCAGTCCAGATTCGGCTAAATCTTCTCCCTTAG GGGGGAATGAGATTGATGAATCAAAGCATGAAATTCAAGAGGAATTAAGTGATCAACCCAAGGATTATTCCGATTATCAGAGTCCTGGAAATG GGTTGAAGGAGATTGATGAAACCGAGAATGGAATTCAAGAGGAATTAAGTAACCCACCTGAGAATTCTTTTGATTCTCTTGATAGTTTGTCTTTTTCTG GGAAAAAGGAGATTGATCAACCCACGAGTGGAACCAAAGAGGACCCACTATTATCTAAAATTGTTGATAACAGTTCTTCCCTATCTG ATATGGAAAGGTCCGAACATGTGCGTGAAAACTGTGAACTCTCTCAGGAAGGCCAGGAAGATTACGAGAAAACATCAAACGAAG GAGAGGAGAAAATAACGAAGGTGAAGATCAAAGGTCGTCGCCGcctttgcaaaatttcagaGGATAACAATGACAGTGAGGAAATGAAGCTTAAGGATGATGAAGAGTCCGGACTTCTCGGCATAACAGATTTTGATTCACCTCCTTGTCAGGTGAAAAGTGCAGTTCAGAATGAACATGGTGGTTCTGGGAACGAAATAAGGGATATCCTGAATGATTTAAGTTCAAGACTTGAGATTTTGTCCATTGAGAAAAAGAGGGCACCGAAGCCCCATGatttgactaagaagaatgaAATTCCGGAATACCAAAGTGCTGGTTCCtcattttcactttcttctGGTTCCTCATCTGATTCAACCAAGGAATCTAGGATTGGAGGAGAAATTCCCAAGGAGTATCTGAAGAAGATCGATTCAGGGACTGCATCTAACAACAATTGTGTCGTCCATAAGTTCAATGATACAAGATCTTCTGTTGGAGCACCAAAGAGGAAAGAAGTTAAGCAGATGACTGGAAAATCACAGCCCATGAAGAACACTATTTCTGCCTACAAATTCCTGGAAGAAGGAGACGCTAATGACAGTGATGATGATTGTGTGGTTGTTGGTGACGAGAGTGCTGTCACTCAAGTGGGAAGACATAACAGGAAGACTAGACATGAGCATAAACATTCAGATGACTTTGATTCACATGATTTTGTTTCAGAGGAGGATCACACTTACACACTCAGTGGACCAAAGTTCAATTATGGGTTACCTGGTAAAATTACCAAAATGCTGTATCCTCACCAACGTGAAGGTTTGAAGTGGCTTTGGTCTCTTCACTGTCTGGGTAAGGGTGGAATTTTAGGCGATGACATGGGTTTGGGGAAGACCATGCAG ATATGCGGCTACTTAGCTGGATTGTTTTATTCAAAGTTGATTAAGAGAGTGTTGATTGTTGCTCCCAAAACTTTGTTACCCCATTGGATCAAGGAATTAACTGCTGTAGGCCTTTCTCAGAAAATTAGGGA ATATTTTGCGACTAGTGCAAAACTCCGAAATTATGAGCTTCAATACGTTCTTCAG GACAAAGGCATTCTCCTGACAACATACGACATTGTAAGAACCAATGTGAAGTCTTTATGTGGTGATCAGTATTATGAAGACAGAGATGAGGAGTTGACATGGGATTATATGATTCTTGATGAG GGACATCTCATAAAGAATCCCAGTACACAGAGGGCTAAAAGTTTGCATGAGATTCCTTGTGCTCATCGTATCATAATAAGTGGCACGCCTCTTCAAAACCACCTCAAG GAGTTATGGGCGCTATTCAACTTCTGCTGCCCTGGGCTGCTGGGCGACAAACAATG GTTCAAAGAGAAATATGAGCATCTCATTCTTCGTGGAAATGATAAAAATGCTTATGACAGAGACAAGCGTATTGGCTCAGCAGTTGCGAAG GAATTGAGGGAACACATTCAACCATATTTTCTGCGACGTCTCAAGAGTGAGGTATTTTCTGATGATTCCTCGACCAGCGCAAAACTTTCCAAGAAAAATGAGATTATTGTGTGGCTTAAATTGACAAATTGTCAG CGGCAACTCTACACAGCTTTCTTGAAGAGTGAGATTGTCCTGTCATCCTTTGATAGGTCTCCGCTGGCTGCACTTACT ATCTTAAAGAAAATATGTGACCATCCACTACTACTAACAAAGAGGGCAGCAGAAGAAGTTCTTGAAGAGATGGATTCAACCTCAAACCATGATGACCGTGCTGTGGCAGAGAGATTGGTTATGCAAATGGCAAATGTGTCTGAGAAACTTGAAGAGGAAGTAGTATCACATGATGTTTCCTGCAAGATAACATTTATACTGGCTTTGTTG GACAATTTGATTCCCGGCGGGCACAATGTGCTCATCTTTTCTCAAACACGCAAGATGCTTAATCACCTCCAAGACGCTTTAATATCCAATGGGTTCCAGTTCATGAGGATAGATGGAACCACCAAAGCTACTGACAGATTGAAGATTGTTAAT GAATTCCAAGAGGGTCATGGTGCTCCAATATTTCTTTTAACTTCTCAAGTTGGTGGTCTAGGTCTTACACTCACAAGAGCAGATCGAGTGATTGTTGTTGATCCAGCATGGAATCCAAG CATGGATAATCAAAGTGTTGACCGCGCCTACAGAATTGGGCAGACCAAGGATGTTGTTGTATATAGACTGATGACTACTGGCACAGTTGAAGAGAAGATCTATAGGAAACag GTATACAAAGGGGGATTGTTCAAAACAGCAACTGAGCACAAAGAACAAATCCGTTATTTCAGTCAACAG GATCTTAGGGAACTCTTCAGCCTTCCCAAAGATGGTGGTTTTGACATATCAAATACTCAGAAACAGTTGAATGAAGAGCATGATCATGAGCACAAAAT GGAAGAGACTCTAAAGGCCCATGTAAAGTTTTTGGAGACTCTGGGTATAGCTGGAGTTAGCAGCCATAGTTTGCTTTTCTCAAAGACAGCGCCTGTATCAGCTGTCCAAGATGAGGATGAAGTGAAAAT TGCACGAGAGAGGATGACATACATTGGGAACTCATCATCATACACATCAGTTGAACGTCCTGTTGATGC GAGTCAGTATGCTTTTAAGCCAAAGGACGTGAATTTACAGAGGAAGTCTGTACCTACTGCTAGAGTTGGTCGTACAGAATCTCAAATCCAGGATGACCTGAGGCGGTGTTACAGAATGCTTGCGGATAAG GAAAAGATATCCAAGTTATTTGATAATGGGCAGAAGTTACAAGGTCGAATTGCTCATCTGCGTGAGGAGCTGGAGACTATTCGAATGAAAAAGGACAACAAGAATGAAATCATTGACTTAGATGATGACATATCTGAACAATTTGACAGGGCTGTTAATGTGTAA